The Manihot esculenta cultivar AM560-2 chromosome 11, M.esculenta_v8, whole genome shotgun sequence genome includes a region encoding these proteins:
- the LOC110626536 gene encoding U-box domain-containing protein 33 has product MELLNPAHPPLHDPSRESLSGFSSPGVFRVGFNRTVNSQLPDIVEGGGCVSGSSGENVYVAVGKSVEKTVGLLHWSFKRFGGRDICILHVHQPSPLIPTLLGKLPASQANAEVVSAHRRHEREQSKKLLEIYLAICRRAKVKASIVTTDCDQVQKGIVELVNRHGVRMLVMGAVPKICMKVKKSSNKASYVAKNSPLFSEIWFIKKGKHVWTREASERSSLLPSCGNAGGASSEIVRSLSLRLSKNASPFRPEYVRSTSAKDLTCARISHWVQSESTCAEVPMLRARSGSTNTCFIHSIQSSCSPRSSSCSGTSTERRVSSDSESKVEEDSLCCKMEEVRIEAKSSRHEAFEELLKRKKLEFQTLEAMSKLKIFDSAYTNEVKQRKGAENALRNTIEEQEKLLEEKGEITKELQRTMRNVALLDSRVQEANRRRDEAAGELKLIQTSIASLWQEKQRIRRQKMEAAHWLERWKNHRQAGAPNCNGLLGFVEELPELAEFTLSDLQTATCNFSESFKLGQGGYGYVYKGEMLGRTVAIKKLHPNNMQGQSSFQKEVQVLGKLQHPHLVTLLGACPEAWSLVYEYLPNGSLHDCLFRKNNISPLTWKVRARIIAEISSALCFLHSSKPEKIVHGDLKPENILLDYELGCKICEFGICRLVTDDTFYCPSFRRGTEPKGTFPYTDPEFQRVGILTTKSDIYSFGVITLQLLTGRPPIGLVGDVRRAMSCGKLSTILDPSAGEWPTLVAKRLVDLGLQFCELSSRERPELTPALVRELELLHVSEERPVPSFFLCPILREIMHDPQVAADGFTYEGEAIRGWLENGRETSPMTNLKLSHLHLTPNHAVRLAIQDWLCNS; this is encoded by the exons ATGGAGCTTCTGAATCCCGCGCACCCACCTCTTCACGATCCCTCCCGTGAATCCCTTTCTGGGTTTTCTTCTCCGGGAGTTTTCCGAGTTGGGTTTAACCGGACGGTGAATTCCCAGTTGCCAGATATTGTTGAAGGAGGTGGTTGTGTCAGTGGTAGCAGTGGTGAGAACGTGTATGTGGCTGTGGGAAAATCTGTTGAGAAAACTGTGGGTTTGCTTCACTGGAGCTTTAAACGCTTTGGGGGAAGAGATATTTGTATCCTTCATGTTCACCAACCTTCTCCTCTGATACCAACTCTCc TGGGAAAACTACCAGCAAGTCAAGCAAATGCTGAAGTAGTTTCAGCACATAGAAGGCATGAGAGGGAACAGTCAAAGAAGCTTTTAGAAATCTACTTGGCCATTTGTCGTAGAGCTAAG GTTAAAGCAAGTATAGTTACGACTGATTGTGACCAAGTTCAGAAGGGAATAGTAGAGTTGGTAAACAGACATGGTGTTAGGATGCTTGTTATGGGGGCTGTACCCAAAAT TTGCATGAAGGTGAAAAAGAGTTCCAATAAAGCAAGTTATGTTGCTAAAAATTCTCCCTTATTCAGTGAAATATGGTTCATTAAGAAGGGGAAACATGTGTGGACGAGAGAAGCTTCTGAAAGATCCAGTCTTTTACCATCATGTGGTAATGCAGGGGGTGCAAGTTCAGAGATTGTAAGGTCTCTGTCCCTTCGGTTAAGTAAGAATGCATCACCATTTCGTCCAGAATATGTTCGGTCTACTTCTGCTAAAGATTTAACTTGTGCCCGAATCAGCCATTGGGTTCAAAGTGAATCAACCTGTGCAGAAGTGCCAATGTTGCGTGCTAGATCTGGTTCTACAAATACATGTTTTATCCACTCTATCCAGAGTTCATGTAGTCCTAGAAGTAGTAGCTGCTCTGGCACATCTACAGAAAGAAGAGTGTCTTCAGATTCTGAGTCGAAGGTTGAGGAGGACAGCTTATGTTGTAAGATGGAAGAAGTAAGGATAGAAGCAAAATCATCGAGGCATGAAGCATTTGAAGAACTTTTGAAGCGCAAAAAATTGGAATTCCAAACATTGGAAGCTATGAGCAAG CTCAAAATCTTTGATTCTGCCTATACAAATGAAGTTAAACAAAGAAAAGGAGCTGAGAATGCTCTAAGGAATACAATAGAGGAACAAGAAAAACTCTTGGAAGAGAAAGGAGAAATAACTAAAGAGCTACAAAGGACAATGAGAAATGTTGCTCTTCTAGACAGTCGTGTGCAAGAAGCAAATCGTAGGAGGGATGAAGCTGCTGGAGAATTAAAACTCATTCAAACTTCCATTGCATCTCTATGGCAGGAAAAGCAGAGGATCCGACGGCAAAAAATGGAAGCTGCACATTGGCTTGAGCGATGGAAAAATCATAGGCAAGCTGGAGCGCCAAACTGTAATGGGCTGCTTGGGTTTGTTGAAGAGTTGCCTGAGTTGGCAGAATTTACATTATCTGATTTGCAAACTGCAACATGCAATTTCTCTGAAAGCTTCAAACTGGGGCAGGGAGGATATGGTTATGTTTACAAAGGTGAAATGCTAGGTAGAACTGTTGCTATAAAGAAGCTGCATCCAAATAACATGCAAGGGCAGTCATCATTTCAAAAAGAG GTTCAAGTTCTTGGCAAATTACAACATCCTCATCTGGTGACTTTGCTTGGGGCATGCCCAGAAGCATGGTCTCTTGTATACGAGTACTTACCCAATGGGAGCCTCCATGACTGCCTCTTCAGGAAAAACAACATTTCTCCATTGACATGGAAAGTACGAGCACGGATTATAGCAGAAATCTCAAGTGCACTTTGCTTCTTGCACTCTTCTAAACCTGAAAAAATTGTCCATGGTGATCTGAAACCAGAAAATATCCTACTTGATTATGAACTTGGCTGCAAAATATGTGAGTTTGGAATTTGCAGGCTGGTAACAGATGATACTTTTTATTGCCCGAGTTTTCGTAGGGGCACTGAGCCAAAGGGAACATTTCCATATACAGATCCAGAGTTCCAAAGAGTAGGAATTCTGACAACCAAGTCTGATATCTATTCATTTGGGGTGATCACTCTACAGCTACTGACTGGAAGGCCTCCTATTGGGTTGGTAGGCGACGTAAGAAGAGCAATGTCATGTGGGAAATTATCCACAATTTTGGATCCTTCAGCTGGAGAATGGCCGACACTTGTTGCAAAAAGATTGGTGGACTTGGGTCTGCAGTTTTGTGAATTGAGCAGCAGGGAGAGACCTGAGTTGACACCTGCTCTAGTGAGGGAATTGGAACTGTTGCATGTTTCAGAAGAGCGGCCAGTGCCATCTTTCTTCTTGTGTCCCATCCTTCGC GAAATAATGCATGATCCTCAGGTGGCAGCTGATGGTTTCACTTACGAAGGTGAAGCTATACGTGGATGGTTGGAAAATGGCCGTGAAACTTCTCCAATGACTAATTTGAAGTTGAGTCACTTGCATCTTACTCCCAACCATGCAGTGCGTCTTGCAATTCAAGATTGGCTATGCAATTCTTAG
- the LOC110626537 gene encoding epsin-3 encodes MSILSKNNTSSNMGTASFHEFKKQASFFLKEKFKSARLALTDVTPAQLLTEEATDGNPWAPDTRTLGSISRAAFEVDDYWRIVEILHKRFLRFERKKWRVSYNSLFVLEHLLSHGPESVAGEFQTDKDVIKELESFQYIDEKGFNWGLAVRKKSERIVKLLEKENLLKEERERARKLTRGIQGFGSFCHRSSSSQGVLQEQSHETFARSNSQFNHHDDSPENQLFSNGENLIKKDETSKKSTEYATSEPVNKVQNSNSADNFSNNWMLEKAETSFKENMAPKKEDLHRWNHTGENNPLLDSRRDEARIIEEDHPFSATEKETSASLLSAREGILQEG; translated from the exons ATGTCTATCTTGAGCAAAAATAATACCAGTAGCAACATGGGTACGGCTTCTTTTCACGAGTTCAAGAAGCAAGCTTCTTTCTTCCTCAAGGAAAAGTTCAAGAGTGCTAGATTGGCTCTCACAGATGTCACTCCTGCACAACT GCTGACTGAAGAAGCTACAGATGGGAATCCATGGGCACCAGACACACGTACTCTTGGATCTATTTCAAGGGCTGCTTTTGAAGTTGATGATTACTGGAGAATTGTGGAGATTCTGCACAAGAG GTTTCTGAGATTTGAAAGGAAAAAATGGAGAGTTTCTTACAATTCCCTCTTTGTGCTTGAACACTTGTTGTCTCATGGGCCAGAGAGTGTGGCTGGAGAGTTTCAGACTGATAAAGATGTTATTAAGGAGTTGGAAAGCTTTCAGTATATAGATGAGAAGGG ATTCAACTGGGGGCTTGCTGTTAGGAAGAAATCAGAAAGAATAGTGAAACTACTTGAGAAAGAAAATCTTCTCAAAGAAGAGAGGGAGAGGGCCAGGAAGCTGACAAGAGGAATTCAAGGATTTGGTAGCTTCTGCCACAGGTCTTCTTCATCACAAGGAGTTCTACAGGAACAATCACATGAAACATTTGCAAGAAGCAACTCACAGTTTAACCATCATGATGATTCTCCTGAAAATCAGCTCTTTTCAAATGgagaaaatttgataaaaaaagatGAAACATCCAAGAAGAGCACTGAGTATGCAACTTCCGAACCCGTCAACAAAGTTCAGAATTCGAATTCTGCTGATAATTTCAGCAATAACTGGATGCTTGAGAAAGCTGAAACAAGTTTCAAAGAGAATATGGCTCCTAAAAAGGAAGATTTACACAGATGGAATCACACAGGGGAGAATAATCCACTCTTGGATAGCAGAAGAGATGAAGCAAGGATCATAGAAGAAGATCATCCCTTTAGTGCTACTGAGAAGGAAACTAGTGCTTCTCTTCTTTCAGCAAGAGAAGGAATCTTACAAGAAGGCTAG
- the LOC110627006 gene encoding cyclin-dependent protein kinase inhibitor SMR10 yields MFSQFKSLTFIGVSNPEMFLSEKDLNSMEFNFLVRPALEFEDHECDIARLREGDDDQDELHLNNPKEEEKEGERKREEHKEGDQCKLLVSTLKIKLPSLGEFKLEEDVDEDDGFKTPTSLDNKIPVVLPCPPAPRKPKSLPSNKRKSHRRRVLLDLSNEIESLFPPALRADLGGKIKKIRQENDSNGIII; encoded by the coding sequence atgttttcccAATTTAAATCTTTGACGTTCATAGGGGTGTCCAATCCTGAGATGTTTTTGTCCGAAAAGGATCTGAATTCTATGGAATTCAATTTCCTTGTAAGACCTGCATTAGAATTTGAAGATCATGAATGTGATATTGCACGTTTACGAGAAGGTGATGATGATCAAGATGAGCTTCATCTGAATAATcccaaagaagaagaaaaagaaggagaaagaaagagagaagaacatAAAGAAGGAGATCAATGCAAGTTGCTGGTTTCTACGTTGAAGATAAAATTGCCATCTTTAGGAGAATTCAAGCTTGAAGAAGATGTAGATGAAGATGATGGGTTCAAGACTCCAACATCTTTAGATAATAAAATCCCAGTGGTTCTTCCATGTCCACCTGCACCAAGAAAACCTAAATCTCTCCCATCGAATAAAAGAAAATCTCATCGCCGGAGAGTCCTTCTTGATCTATCAAATGAGATTGAATCTTTGTTTCCTCCAGCTCTTCGTGCAGATCTTGGTGGAAAGATTAAGAAAATTAGACAGGAAAATGACTCCAACGgtataattatttga